The genomic segment TGCCGTGGCTGAAGGCGCGCTGCGCGGCCTCCGCCATCTCCGCGTTCTCCGCCGCGGCGACGACCGCGGTCGGCTCGTCCATCGCCACCTCGCGGGCGAACGACGGCCCGCAGACCGCGACGGTCCGCCGCGCGCCTTCCGGCCCGAGTTCCTCGCCGACGATCTGGAACGGGAGCTTGAGGGTCTTGACCTCGATCCCCTTGCTCGCGATGACGATCGGTCCCGCCGGCCAGCGCGCGTCGCGCCGCGACGCGACGAACGAGCGCAGGAACTGGGTCGGGATCGCCAGCACGACGGCGCGCGCGCCGTCGAGCACCGCCTCGGCGTCGGCGCTGACCAGTTCCAGCCGTTCCGGGAACGGCACGCCCGGCAGAAAGACGCGGTTTTCGCCGCGCCGCGCGATCTCTTCCGGACCATCTTCCGCCCGGCACCACAACCGAACCGGACCGCGGCGCGCCAAATGAACCGCGAGGGCCGTGCCCCACGATCCCGCGCCCAGCACCGCCAGCGGCGCTGCGCCCATCCGTCCTCCTCCGCCCGGCCCGTCCGGCCGCGGCGAAGTCCTACGATAGCCGTTTTTGGCCGAGCCGCGACTCTTCCCCGCGCATCAAGCGGACGATGTTCTCGCGGTGCCGCCAGATGACGAGGAGGGCGGCGGCGAGCAGGAACGGGCCGCGCCGGACCGGGTCGCCGCAGAGGAAGCCGCCGACCGCGACCGTCGTCGCCGCGGCGAGCGAGCCGGCGCTGACGATCCGGGTCGGAACGCAGACGATCAGGAACGCGGCGAGCGCGGCGACGGCGAGCCGCCAGTCGAGCGCGATCAGGACGCCGAGCGCGGCGGCGATCCCCTTCCCGCCGCGGAACCGGAGCCACGGGGTGAAGACGTGCCCGGCGATCGCGGCGAGGGCCAGCGCCCCCTCCAGCCACGGCGCGCCCCAGTGGTTCCACGCGCCGCCGGCGACGGCCCGCCCGAGGAGGACGCCGACGACCCCCTTCAGCGCGTCGAGGGCGAGGACGGCGACGCCGACCCACGCCCCGCCGGCGCGCATCGCGTTGGTCGCGCCGATGTTCCCCGAGCCGACGCGGCGCACGTCGATTCCCCGGAAGAGGAAGACGAGGATCACGCCGAAGGGGACGCTTCCGCAGAGGAAGGCGACGAGGATCGCGAGCGCGTCAGACGCCATCGCCGTCCCCGCGCAGCGCGAACCGGCCCAGCGGCTCGTAGCGCGCGCCGCCGGGACCGAGATGACTCTCGAAAAGGATCATTTCGTCCACCGGAAATGGGCCGAAGACCGGGGCTTCCGCCGGCCGCGGCATCGTCGGGCGTCCTTCGCGCGCGGCCCGCGCGAGCGTCAGGTGCGGCGCGAAGGGGCGCGCCTCCGGCGCGAACCCCAGCCGCCGCGCGGCCTGCTCGGCGTCGCCGGCCAAGGCGGCGAGCCGCTCCGTCGGCCCCGCGATCCCCGCCCAGAGGACCCGCGGCCGCGAGGGGCCCGGAAAGGCGCCGATCCCCTCGATCGAAAACAGTCCGCCGCGGCCCCGCGCGGCGACCGCCGACAGCTCGGCGCGCAGCGGCGCGAGAAGCCGTTCCTCGGTGTCGCCGAAGAAGCGGAGCGTGAGATGAAGCGCCTCGCGCCCCGCCCAGCGCCAGCCGTCGTCGCGGCGCCGCGTCCGCGCCGCGAAGGCGGCGAGGGCGTCGAGCGTCGCCGGCGGCGGCGCGGCGGCGAGGAAGAGGCGGCGTCCCATCAGAGCCCCGCGTCGTCCGTCGGATCGCCGAGCGGGGCGAGCCCGGCCAACGCCCGGCGGGTCTGCTCGAGCGCCATCGTCGTCGCCATGTGGCGGACGGTCGCCCGGTCGCCGGCGAAGAGATGGCGCCGCACGAGCGTCTGGTCCCCGAACACGACGGCGATGTAGGCGAGCCCGACCGGCTTGTCGGCCGTCCCGCCGGCCGGCCCGGCGATGCCGGTCGTGGCCAGCGCGACGTCGGCGCCGAGCCGCGCGCGCACGCCGTGGGCCATCGCCCGCGCCGCCTCGGCGCTCACCGGCCCGCACCGATCCAGCAGGTCGGGCGGCACGCCGAGGATCAGCGGCTTGAGCGCGTCGGCGTACGGCACGAGCGAGCCGACGAAGAACCGCCCCGCCCCGGGCAGGTCGACGATGTTCTTCGCGAGAAGCCCGCCGGTGATCGTCTCCGCCACGGCGAGCGTCCAGCGCCGCGGCGTCAGCAGATCCCGCACCGCCCCGACGAGCGTGTCGGCGTCCCGGCCGTAGACGTGGTCCCCGAGCCGCCGCTCGAGCTCGCGGAGCGCGCGCGGCAGCGCTTCGTCCGCCTCTTCGTCGGTCTCGGCGCGCAGCGTGACCAGGACATCGACCTCGCCGTAGCGCGGCAGCAGCGTCACCTGCGCCGTTCCCGGCTCGATCCCCGCCGACCGGACGCGGCGATCGACCTCCGCCTCCGGGAGGCCGGCGACGCGCAGCACGGTGGTGCGCAGCACCGCGGCGCCGGCGAGGCGCGCGCGCAGCCGCGGCAGGACCTCGCGGTCGAGCATCGCCTCCATCTCGCGCGGCACGCCGGGCAGGGCCGCCACGACGACGCGCCCGAGGTCCACGAAAAAGCCGGGGGCGGTCCCCATCGGATTGGCGATCGGCTCGGCCCCCTGCGGCAGCAGAGCCTGACGGCCGGCCGACTCGGCCATCTCGCGGCCGAAGTCGCGGTAGCGCGCCTCGACCGCCTTGAGCAGCCCGGGGTTCAGCTCCAGCGGCAGGCCGAGCCCCGCCGCGATGCCGTCCCGCGTCACGTCGTCCACCGAAGGGCCGAGCCCGCCGGCGACGGCGACGACTTCCGCGCCGCCGTCGAGCGCCGTCTTCAGCGCGGCGGCGATCAGCGCCGGATCGTCCGGCACGAGGCACCGGGCGAGCACGCGGCAGCCGAGCCCTTCGAGCCAACGTCCGATCCGCACGCCGTTTCCGTCGGCGCGCCGGCCCGTCACCAGCTCGTCCCCCACGGCGAGCACGAAGGCCAACGGAGTCCTCATGCCGGGTCGTCCTCTCCCCCGTCGGCGGCCGGAAACTCGGCGCCGTCGATCGGCAGCTTCTCCGGCGCGACGATGCCGCCGGAGACGATCATCTTGAGCCCTTCCTCGGGCGAAAGCCCCAGCGGCCGGCACTCCTCGACCGGGAGGAGCACGAGGAACCCGGATGTCGGGTTCGGCGTCTGCGGCACGAAGACCGCGATGCAGCGGCGCGGCGGATCGCCGACGAGACGCGGCTGGTCGTTCGTGACGAACGCCACGCGGAAGCAGCCGCGGCGCGGGTACTCGATCAGCACGGCGCGGCGGAAGATCGAGCCGCCGCCCGGCTTGAACCCGTCGAGCAGCTGCCGGAACCCGCCGTAGACGCCGCCGAGCACCGGCAGCCGGCGCACGCCGGCCTCGGTCGCCCCGAGCAGCCGCCGCCCGACGACGTTGGTCGCGACCAAGCCGACGACGTAGAGCGCGGCGAAGATCGCGAGGACGGCGAGCGCGCGCGACGTCCAGAGCATCGCGACGTTCGGCGCGTGGTCGGCGCCGACGAGGCGCAGCACCTGCTCCGCCAGCGCGCGGTCGATCGCGCGGAAGATCAGCACGATCAGCCAGACCGTCAGCGCCGCGGGGAGCAGGACGAACAGCCCCGTCGCGATGCGCGACCGAACGTGGGCCGTCCAGCGGCTCATCGCGGGTCGGCGGCGCGGGCCGCGGGCGCGGCCGCGCGGAAGTCGGGCACG from the bacterium genome contains:
- a CDS encoding CinA family nicotinamide mononucleotide deamidase-related protein, with the translated sequence MRTPLAFVLAVGDELVTGRRADGNGVRIGRWLEGLGCRVLARCLVPDDPALIAAALKTALDGGAEVVAVAGGLGPSVDDVTRDGIAAGLGLPLELNPGLLKAVEARYRDFGREMAESAGRQALLPQGAEPIANPMGTAPGFFVDLGRVVVAALPGVPREMEAMLDREVLPRLRARLAGAAVLRTTVLRVAGLPEAEVDRRVRSAGIEPGTAQVTLLPRYGEVDVLVTLRAETDEEADEALPRALRELERRLGDHVYGRDADTLVGAVRDLLTPRRWTLAVAETITGGLLAKNIVDLPGAGRFFVGSLVPYADALKPLILGVPPDLLDRCGPVSAEAARAMAHGVRARLGADVALATTGIAGPAGGTADKPVGLAYIAVVFGDQTLVRRHLFAGDRATVRHMATTMALEQTRRALAGLAPLGDPTDDAGL
- the thpR gene encoding RNA 2',3'-cyclic phosphodiesterase, which produces MGRRLFLAAAPPPATLDALAAFAARTRRRDDGWRWAGREALHLTLRFFGDTEERLLAPLRAELSAVAARGRGGLFSIEGIGAFPGPSRPRVLWAGIAGPTERLAALAGDAEQAARRLGFAPEARPFAPHLTLARAAREGRPTMPRPAEAPVFGPFPVDEMILFESHLGPGGARYEPLGRFALRGDGDGV
- a CDS encoding DUF502 domain-containing protein encodes the protein MSRWTAHVRSRIATGLFVLLPAALTVWLIVLIFRAIDRALAEQVLRLVGADHAPNVAMLWTSRALAVLAIFAALYVVGLVATNVVGRRLLGATEAGVRRLPVLGGVYGGFRQLLDGFKPGGGSIFRRAVLIEYPRRGCFRVAFVTNDQPRLVGDPPRRCIAVFVPQTPNPTSGFLVLLPVEECRPLGLSPEEGLKMIVSGGIVAPEKLPIDGAEFPAADGGEDDPA
- a CDS encoding NAD(P)-dependent glycerol-3-phosphate dehydrogenase, translating into MGAAPLAVLGAGSWGTALAVHLARRGPVRLWCRAEDGPEEIARRGENRVFLPGVPFPERLELVSADAEAVLDGARAVVLAIPTQFLRSFVASRRDARWPAGPIVIASKGIEVKTLKLPFQIVGEELGPEGARRTVAVCGPSFAREVAMDEPTAVVAAAENAEMAEAAQRAFSHGNFRVYTSPDPLGVELSAALKNVVAIAAGVADGLGFGHNAGAALITRALAEISRLGVSLGARRETFMGLAGIGDLVLTCTGGLSRNRQVGQAIGRGRTLAEVLAEMKMVAEGVETCRAARALGRRQKVPMPIVEQVHEILFEDKDPRVALAELLARPLRAEPEPPLP
- the plsY gene encoding glycerol-3-phosphate 1-O-acyltransferase PlsY, which codes for MASDALAILVAFLCGSVPFGVILVFLFRGIDVRRVGSGNIGATNAMRAGGAWVGVAVLALDALKGVVGVLLGRAVAGGAWNHWGAPWLEGALALAAIAGHVFTPWLRFRGGKGIAAALGVLIALDWRLAVAALAAFLIVCVPTRIVSAGSLAAATTVAVGGFLCGDPVRRGPFLLAAALLVIWRHRENIVRLMRGEESRLGQKRLS